From Mustela erminea isolate mMusErm1 chromosome 1, mMusErm1.Pri, whole genome shotgun sequence, a single genomic window includes:
- the LRRC3 gene encoding leucine-rich repeat-containing protein 3, whose translation MGPVGKQSPSSLPVPAGGSCLILFFCLRLGASCPQSCQCPEHAGAVAVHCSARGLQEIPKDIPTNAVLLKLDANQLSHIPNGAFQHLHQLRELDLSQNIIETIGPAAFSGLAGGLRLLDLSRNRIRRIPKDALGKLSAKVRLSHNPLHCECALQEALWELKLDPESVDEIACHTATQEEFVGKPLIQALDSGVSFCGTHHKTTDVAMLVTMFGWFAMVITYVVYYVRQNQEDARRHLEYLKSLPSAPVSKDPTGPVP comes from the coding sequence ATGGGCCCCGTGGGCAAGCAGAGCCCCTCATCTCTGCCCGTCCCCGCGGGAGGGTCCTGCCTcatcctcttcttctgcctgcgcCTGGGCGCGTCCTGCCCGCAGAGCTGCCAGTGCCCTGAGCACGCCGGGGCCGTGGCGGTCCACTGCAGCGCGAGGGGCCTGCAGGAGATCCCCAAGGACATCCCCACCAACGCTGTGCTTCTGAAGCTTGATGCCAACCAGCTCAGCCACATCCCTAACGGGGCCTTCCAGCACCTGCACCAGCTGAGGGAGCTGGACTTGTCCCAGAACATCATCGAGACCATCGGCCCCGCCGCCTTCTCGGGCCTGGCCGGGGGCCTGCGGCTGCTGGACCTGTCCCGTAACCGCATCCGCAGGATTCCCAAGGACGCCCTGGGCAAGCTCAGCGCCAAGGTCCGCCTTTCCCACAACCCCCTGCACTGCGAGTGTGCGCTGCAGGAGGCCCTTTGGGAGCTCAAGCTGGACCCCGAGTCTGTGGACGAGATCGCCTGCCACACGGCCACGCAGGAGGAGTTCGTGGGGAAGCCGCTGATCCAGGCTCTGGACTCCGGGGTCAGCTTCTGCGGCACCCACCACAAGACCACGGACGTGGCCATGCTGGTCACCATGTTCGGCTGGTTCGCCATGGTGATCACCTATGTCGTGTACTACGTGCGCCAGAACCAGGAGGATGCCAGGCGGCACCTGGAGTACCTGAAGTCCCTGCCCAGCGCCCCCGTGTCCAAGGACCCCACCGGCCCTGTGCCCTAG